Genomic window (Salinibacterium sp. M195):
AGCGGCCAGAATTAGTTCGAGACGGGCATGGGACATGCCGACCGCGACAAGCGACGGTAGTTGCCCTCATCGAGGTCGACCTAGTTGAGCCCGGTTCAGGGCCGTGTTGACTCATTTCTTTCCCACTTCGGCCGGACTTTCCACGCGACGAAGGCACTAGCCGCGAAAATGGCACCGAGCACGGGAAGGATCCAGGTCTGCACTGTGGGATTAGGTCCGATCGCGGCCGGAATCAGAGAGATCAGCCCTGCGCCAGCAGCGACCATGACGATAAAGAAAACGAGAAATAGACCAAGAGAACGTTTCATTTTCTAACCTCCGTTAAAAGCAGCCCATGACCGCGGTGATTGATGCGCCGCCGATTGTCGCGAACCCAGCGATGCAGGCAATACAGATAGCGGCGGTAGGCGGCGTGACAGGGACGGAGCAAGAGCCGCCGCAGAGAACCAGAAGTATACCTGCGACGACCGCGCTCACGCCAAGCACAGCCATGAGACAAGCCGTTGAGTTGCCCGCCTTCGCTGCGGATAACTGACCCGCCGAAAGCGTGCTGGGGTCGACCTCTGCGGAGTGGATAATTACCCCATCGCGGTAGGTGTTCAGCTCGATGAGACCATCCTCACGCTCCTCGACAGTCGACTCGGAATACTGGCTTAGGTGACCAGCTTCATCCAGAAGGTAGGACACGTTGCTCGGTTGTACGAAGTTCGAGCCCTCGATGGGGAAGGTCACAGAAGTAGCATTTACGCCATCAACGTTGAGAGCGTAAACTTTGGCGCCTTCGTGATTCACAAACTCTGCTGGGGTCTGAGGCACGATGCCAGCCTCCTGGGCGAGTGCTGTCACCAGGGATGCTGCTGCGGCCGACGCTTCCCCATCAAGTTGGACCATCTCCGGAACGTCGCTAGTTCCCGCCGACTCGACGTTTCCCGATGGCGCCGTGCACTCTTCCGTGGCCTGCGCCTGTGGCTGCACACCCGGCGCAACTTCGGTGATCGCGGCCGTGGCGACGCCCGTGTTCAGCGTCATCGTCAGGACCACTGCCAACACAGTGGCCATCAGACCGCCCGTGAATCTCGTTCTCACATGGACTTTCGACATCATTACTCGCACTTCCGATCTCCTGAGGCCTACGCCCAATGCGCCGGTCATAGGCAAAGACCACCACCCCATTCGTTGCAATTCAAGGCATCGCGAGTGGGCATAGCCCTAGGGCTAGGGAAGAGCTTGAATCGTCACGGTGGGTGGCCCTTCAGAAGTGGGCTCGATGTTGGCCGCTGACCAAAGGACACCTTGCGGTGGAAAACGTGAATCTCTCAGTTGTCCGGACGCGTGATTGTTGGCACTGTTGCTCGCAGTGTCCAACCGTTCGCGGTCTTGTCCACTTCAAGCTGCCCGTTGTTTTGCGAAAGGCGCTGACGGACACGATGGAGGCCTCGACCGCCACCGGAGCTGGCATGTCTGGTCGGAGTGGATGGAGCGACATTCGTCACGACGAGTTCTACGTCATCATCGTGCTCGTGAACATCGATGCTCGCCGACTGCGACTTAGGCGCGTGTTTGATGATGTTCGTGATGGCCTCAATTGCGGTCTCGATAAGGACCTGCTCGTTCGTCGGCCCGACGCTATGTTGAGTGCTCGGCACACCGACGTGGGTAGAAATTCCGGCATCCTCAAGGAGATTTCCGAGAGCCAATACCGCCGTCACCAGATTCCCGCCATATCGGGTCGAGTGGGATTCCGGGCTCTCAGGTGTCGGGTCTCGCATCAAAGAAAGCAAGGACTGGATGCTGTGGAGGGCTTGCTCGGCGGAGTGTTCAATCGTGGTGAGTGAGACCTGCCGCGCTGCGTCATCCGGCTGCCGCGGCAACGCACGCGCATGGAACAAAACAAGGGTGAGGTCATGAGCGATTCCATCGTGGAGTTCATCGGCGATCCTCTCCTGCGATTCACGGGCGATCGCCTCAATATCTTTCACCGCGCGCTCCCGCTCAGCGAGAAGAGTCATCTCTCTCGCGGCCACCAACCGAAATGCTAGACCGACGAAAAGGGCAATCACGGCGATACCCACAACGCCAAAGACGCCGCCCTGCGTCAGCGTGGTTTCGTAAACAGCTATGTACGTTGTCAGCACTCCCAGCAGCGCGGCATGCGCAACGACCACCCACGGCACGCACGTGGCGGCAACCAGACAGAGCGCTATTGCGAGCTCGAGGAGATCTCCGCCGCTGCCGGTGAACATGACGCCGACGCTGCAGATAAGCATGACGATAAACGCAGCGGTCAGCGGATGCCAGGCAAACGCGCTCAACCCCAGATAGAACGCGAGCGCGAGAAGGTCGAAACGCGTGAATTTGCCGCTCGCGACGATGAAGCCGATTGCTATGCACAGGAGCACAGCTACTGCCAGCAACAGGAGAAGACGAGCGACAGGGTGAAGTGGGCGTTGCTCCCAGAACGTGCGAGCACGCAGCATCCCTCCGATGGAGGTCCGCGCATAAAAGACCGATTCTCGAGTTCCGCTGGCAGCCGCGTGAGATTCAGGCACAGATTCCCAGCATCTTGCAGAGCCAATCGCCCAGGTCGAGGTTCGGGCTAGAGAGTGCTTGAGCAAATGTTCCGATGGTGTGAATGTTGATGAATCCCACGTTGGTCTCCTTCATTCGGGCCCTGACCGACGGCGATCAACACCATAGATGTTTTACGTTCACCCTACGAGCTGCACGACTCTGGTCATGGATTCCTGGCCCCAAGGCTACAGTTCGGAAAGCACACTCGCGATATCGTACAGAGGTGAGTGAACTAGTCCGCGTTCTCGTCGTCGACGACGAGGCCCTGGTGCGGCATGCGTTACGCGCCTTCATTGCGGATGACGACCGTGTCGTGCTGGTCGGCGAGGCGACCGATGGTTCCGAAGTAGCGGAGTCATGCGAGATGACAAACCCCGACGTGGTTCTGATGGATATCAGGATGCGCGAGGTGAGCGGCGTGGAGGCGACGCGGCGCGTGCTGGAGTGGAACCCGCGGTGTCGCGTTCTTGCGCTGACGACCTTCACTACCGAGTGGCGTGCGCTCGAGGTTCTGCGGGCTGGAGCGTGCGGCTACCTTGTGAAGAACTCGACCCCAAAGCAGATCATCGACGCCATTGTCGCCGCCCACGCCGGCGACCGAGTCGTGTCACCCGAAGTACAGGGGAGGTTCGTGCGGGCGGCGATCGAGGCTGGAGATAGCCAGATGTCCGATGCCCCCACACTGAGTGATCGTGAACAGCAGATCATCGAGCAGATCGCCCAAGGATCCTCGAATGCGGAGATCGCTCAGGCGTTGCACTATGCCGAGGGCACGGTGAAGGCCGACATCCGCCACATCAACCACCTGTGGAACGTTGAGAACCGGCTCCAGATTGTGCTCCGAGCCACAGAACTGGGCCTAATCAGCATCTAGGGCGCGGAAGCGTCTCCGTGCCCTGATCGGCTGACCCAGCAACAGCGGTGACGTATCTGACCTCGTGGCGAAACCTCGACTCCCGCTATTCAGTCCACCACTCGTCATACATCGACACCGGCACGGTGCGCTTGTGGCGAGAATTGAGGTACTTGGTCTCGATCTCGACCGCGACCTCGGCAGGCACATCGCGGCCCTCGAGGTAGTCGTCGATGTGGTCATACGTGACGCCGAGGTTGGCTTCGTCGGCCTGACCGGGCGTGTGGTCAAGCAGGTCAGCGGTCGGCACCTTTTCGTAGAGGCGCTCCGGCGCCCCTAATTCGACGAGCAGCCGCTTGCCCTGACGTTTGGTGAGCGCAGTGAGCGGCAGCACGTCAGCGCCGCCATCACCGAACTTGGTGAAAAAGCCGGTAACCGCTTCGGCTGCATGATCTGTTCCGACCACCAGGTAGCCGAGCTGGCCCGCGATTGCGTATTGCGCCACCATGCGCTCGCGAGCCTTCACGTTGCCCTTGTTGAAGTCTGTAATCGGCTCGCCCAGAGCATCCGCAAATTCAGCGGCAACGCCGTCGACTGCCCGCTGGATGTTGAAGGTCACTTCGCGGTCAGCTTCAATAAAGTCGAGCGCCAATTGAGCATCGTCCTCATCGTGCTGCACCCCGTGCGGGAGCCGGACGGCCACAAACTGTGCCTCGGCACCCTCCGCGCGCAGCTCCGCGACTGCGAGCTGGCAGAGTCGCCCAGCAAGCGAAGAATCTTGCCCGCCGCTGATTCCCAACACGAGCCCCTTGGCGTGCGACGCCTTGAGGTACTCCTTGAGAAAGTCGATGCGCATGCGAACCTGCTCGGCGGCATCAATCGAGGGTTGGGTATTCAAGTCGTAGATAATGCGCGCCTGCAACGGTGTCATGCCTTAAATCTAACCCCGGCAACCCTCAATAGGATTACTCACCTTCCCTAGCGCCCAGAGTCTCAACGGGATAGCCTGAAACCGTTACGTCCACGAAACACAGGAGCCCTGATGATCGACAAACTACTTCGCCCGAAGATCGCTTTGTGGGTGGGGCTCGCGTTCACCGGCGTCAGCTTCATCTTGGGTGCTTTGGTGCTGCCTGCCCTTTACGGGGCTCTTCAGTCGTTCGGCTACGCAGCCGCCTCGCAAATCGTCAACAGTCTCATCAGCGGCGTAGACATGATTGCGCAAATCGCTCGCCTCTTTGGCCCCATGCTCATCGTTGGTGCGCTCATTCTTCTCAAGATCGAGCGAACGGCCGCGACAGGAACACTTCGCTCCGAAGCAGTCCCGCAATCGAGCGAAACCCGCGATAACTAGTTCTTCGTCGCCGTCTTCGCTAATGCGACCTCGGCATCGACAGGATGCCCCAACCATGCCAGAGCTCGACACGAAACGGACGGGCCTAGGCGAGCTCCTGAGCGATCTCCCACGGCAGCCCTGACGGGTCGAGAAACACTGCAGTACGGCGACCCCATGGCCGGTCGATGGGGCCATTGACGAGATCGACGCCACTCTCACGAAGAGCAGCGCAGACTGCATCCACATCAGCTACATTCACGGTCAACATCACGGATGCCGCCGCTCCCGATTCCGCAACCGGTTCGGGCGCTACGAGCGCTGGGGCTTCCGTTCGCGCCAGCACGTTGATCACGATGGCGCCGATGCGAAGCGCCACCGAAACCTCGTCCTCAAAGAGAATGGATGCCGCGAACACTGCTGTGTAGAACTCCCGAGATGCCGAAACGTCATCTGAGAACACCGTGATTGCTTCAACATTGTCTAGCGAACTGATCATCGGTCTTTTCCCTCCGCAAAGAAACGTTCGAAAGCGAACTCACCCGCTTTGATACCGCTGGGTTCCAAATGTCGAGCCGCGAACGTATAGTGAATGAATGAGCCCCACGTTAACACCAACCGCTGGCCGCCCTCGAGCCTTTGACGAAGAGGCCGTGCTCAACCAACTCACGGCACTATTTTGGCAGCAGGGCTACGGCAATACCTCAATGACCGACATTGTGGAAGCCAGCGGTGTGCACAAACCCAGCCTGTACCGCACCTTCGGCAGCAAAGAAGAACTCTTCGCGACCGTGCTGCGGCGCTACCTTAGCGAGCGCATGACGATGCTCACCCAACTGCGTGCTGAATCGGGGCCTGGCATCGACGGCATCCACACCTTCTTTGACAAATTTGAAGAGTTCGCCGGTACCGACGAGGGCAGCCTGGGATGTCTCATGGTGATGAGCGCGAACGAATTGCGGGGCAGTACTCCCGGTTACGAAGACTTCTCCGTCGAGAACAGCCTTGCTCTCCGCCTGCAGATGACGGCTCTCGCCGCTTTGGCGCTCCCTGAGGCGACCGAGGACGATGCCCTCACCGCTCAGCGAGCCGAGCTGCTCTCGCTGTTGTTCTTCGGGCTCCAGGTCACCATCCGCTCACAAGCTGGTACCGAGCAGGTCCGTTCCGCGTTTGCTGCAATCCACGCGCTCATCGATACCTGGCGGTAGTCCACCGGCGGGCGTCGCTACTCGCCAGACGCCAGACGCCAGATACCCGACGCCACAACAACGTCGGCGCCACCACATTCGCTGTTGACGACTATTCCGCGTACGTTTCATACACACCGGTTTGTCTACAACGGAGGACACGGGAGTATGAGAACTGCGTTGCGTCGACTGAGCTTTCGAGTGGTTGTCGTCGCTGCCTGCTCTGCCGGTGCACTCGTGTTGGCCACACCGGCAGCCGCTGCGCCTGTGTCTCCTCAGTACGCAGCCACACCAGCATCACCGGCAAGCAGCACGCCGAGCCACTCGTCTCGCAGCACCGCGCCGACTGCTGTTGACGATCCGGATGCGATTGACCCCGGCCCCCCAGACACCCCCGCGGCGACGACCACTCCTAGCCCGACGCCGACGATCACCCCAACCCCAGACTCAACCTCGTCGTTCACCCCCACCCCAACTCCGAGTCCGACTCCGTCCGAAAGCATCAGACCAACCCCGAGCGCCACTCCGACGCCGGTCGAGACGTCTGTCAATGAGGTCGAAGTCGTACCGCTGCCGGCGACTCCGCCGAGCGTTGCGACATCCACTGTTTCGCTCACGTCATTACTGATCGCCGTTGCCGTTCTGGCCGCGAGCCTCTTTGTGCTCTGGTTCGCCCTTCGACGGCGCTCCCCCACGGCGCCGACCACCGCGCCAGCGGCACCATTGCGCGATCGGACCACCTCCGCTGGTGTTGTTCTTGATTCGATGGCGGATGTCGGCGAAGCGATGATCGACAGCGGCTACCCGGTGAGCATGGTTCGTTCTGCCGTGCAAGATGTCGCCGCCGCAAATGGCTACCCTTCCGCCGAGGTCGTCGTTTTCCCGACCGCAATTTTGGTGTCTTTGGATGCCGACGGTTCCGCCCAGACCCGAGCTGTGTCGGCGGGCCGACGGTCGTATCTGCTCCATCACGTCGACGTGATTGACCGAGTCGTGAAGGTCGGCCGCGTTCGTGCCGGTTCTAGCGCGTGGGTCACACGCCAGCTCGCAAAAGTGCGGGAGCTTCCTGCACCGTTTTCGCCCGTTCCCCGAGTGTTCGCGTACGCGCTCACTTCGGCAGCGATTTCTGTGCTCGTGGGATCATCGTGGCTTGGCGTGTTGTTGGCTGCGGTCCTTGGCCTCGGCGTCGGCACCCTGCTCCTGCTGGGCGAACGTCTCCCCTCCGCCTACACGGCGCTCGTCATTGTGGGTGCTGCCCTCGGGTCCTCGCTGATCGTGCTGCTCGTCGCCCGAATTTCTGCTGACTCCGGAGTGCTGCCCTCGCTCATCGCCCCGTTGGTCATCCTGTTGCCCGGCGGACTACTCACGACCGCGGTGATCGAACTCGCGACGGGCCACATCATGTCGGGTTCTGCCCGAGCAGCCGCCGGCGCCATGCGACTGCTTCTGCTCGCCGTCGGCATT
Coding sequences:
- a CDS encoding sensor histidine kinase, which codes for MPESHAAASGTRESVFYARTSIGGMLRARTFWEQRPLHPVARLLLLLAVAVLLCIAIGFIVASGKFTRFDLLALAFYLGLSAFAWHPLTAAFIVMLICSVGVMFTGSGGDLLELAIALCLVAATCVPWVVVAHAALLGVLTTYIAVYETTLTQGGVFGVVGIAVIALFVGLAFRLVAAREMTLLAERERAVKDIEAIARESQERIADELHDGIAHDLTLVLFHARALPRQPDDAARQVSLTTIEHSAEQALHSIQSLLSLMRDPTPESPESHSTRYGGNLVTAVLALGNLLEDAGISTHVGVPSTQHSVGPTNEQVLIETAIEAITNIIKHAPKSQSASIDVHEHDDDVELVVTNVAPSTPTRHASSGGGRGLHRVRQRLSQNNGQLEVDKTANGWTLRATVPTITRPDN
- a CDS encoding response regulator transcription factor translates to MSELVRVLVVDDEALVRHALRAFIADDDRVVLVGEATDGSEVAESCEMTNPDVVLMDIRMREVSGVEATRRVLEWNPRCRVLALTTFTTEWRALEVLRAGACGYLVKNSTPKQIIDAIVAAHAGDRVVSPEVQGRFVRAAIEAGDSQMSDAPTLSDREQQIIEQIAQGSSNAEIAQALHYAEGTVKADIRHINHLWNVENRLQIVLRATELGLISI
- the nadE gene encoding ammonia-dependent NAD(+) synthetase produces the protein MTPLQARIIYDLNTQPSIDAAEQVRMRIDFLKEYLKASHAKGLVLGISGGQDSSLAGRLCQLAVAELRAEGAEAQFVAVRLPHGVQHDEDDAQLALDFIEADREVTFNIQRAVDGVAAEFADALGEPITDFNKGNVKARERMVAQYAIAGQLGYLVVGTDHAAEAVTGFFTKFGDGGADVLPLTALTKRQGKRLLVELGAPERLYEKVPTADLLDHTPGQADEANLGVTYDHIDDYLEGRDVPAEVAVEIETKYLNSRHKRTVPVSMYDEWWTE
- a CDS encoding VOC family protein gives rise to the protein MISSLDNVEAITVFSDDVSASREFYTAVFAASILFEDEVSVALRIGAIVINVLARTEAPALVAPEPVAESGAAASVMLTVNVADVDAVCAALRESGVDLVNGPIDRPWGRRTAVFLDPSGLPWEIAQELA
- a CDS encoding TetR/AcrR family transcriptional regulator; protein product: MSPTLTPTAGRPRAFDEEAVLNQLTALFWQQGYGNTSMTDIVEASGVHKPSLYRTFGSKEELFATVLRRYLSERMTMLTQLRAESGPGIDGIHTFFDKFEEFAGTDEGSLGCLMVMSANELRGSTPGYEDFSVENSLALRLQMTALAALALPEATEDDALTAQRAELLSLLFFGLQVTIRSQAGTEQVRSAFAAIHALIDTWR
- a CDS encoding threonine/serine exporter ThrE family protein, which produces MRTALRRLSFRVVVVAACSAGALVLATPAAAAPVSPQYAATPASPASSTPSHSSRSTAPTAVDDPDAIDPGPPDTPAATTTPSPTPTITPTPDSTSSFTPTPTPSPTPSESIRPTPSATPTPVETSVNEVEVVPLPATPPSVATSTVSLTSLLIAVAVLAASLFVLWFALRRRSPTAPTTAPAAPLRDRTTSAGVVLDSMADVGEAMIDSGYPVSMVRSAVQDVAAANGYPSAEVVVFPTAILVSLDADGSAQTRAVSAGRRSYLLHHVDVIDRVVKVGRVRAGSSAWVTRQLAKVRELPAPFSPVPRVFAYALTSAAISVLVGSSWLGVLLAAVLGLGVGTLLLLGERLPSAYTALVIVGAALGSSLIVLLVARISADSGVLPSLIAPLVILLPGGLLTTAVIELATGHIMSGSARAAAGAMRLLLLAVGIVSAGALVGVPAINLDVSSEPLGPIAPWIAVAVFGIGITVYQCARPASIPWIMLVLYVAYGAQVIGDVLFGGVLSALIGAIAMTPVAVLVARHHSGPPAIVSFLPAFWLLVPGALGLVGVTELLGGGDSSSSLITMLGTMIAIALGVLIGLAASSTFRDRRLPSLFDFLEPLPDPERDTTTVPTQTQPNTG